The Blastocatellia bacterium sequence CGGTGGCCTGAAAGGGTTTCACCCTCATCCTCCCTTGTGAAAAATGATCTCCCAGCGGGTGAAAGGTTCCGGCGGATCACGCCTCAGGTGGGCGGTTTCATCCGTTGGCGAACGCATTTTCATCGTGGGGTGCGTGAGCGCATGGGCGATTCCCGCGGAAATGGGGCACAGACTTTCGCGTCTGCGCACCGTCGGGGAAATCCGGGCTCCGTCGGGCCGGTCACTCCGTTCAGTGGTGCCCTGTTTTCTCTGCGGCTTCAGCTCGCTTTCGGGAACCGGAGGAAAGGCCTGGAGCATCCCCCCTCGTCCGACGAGTTTCTCGATATCGTCTAATTCCGAGGGCAAGAAATCGGTGAAATTCTCCACGCCCGTCTCCGTCACGACCACCACGTCTTCATACCGGAGGTAGAGATTCTCTTCGGGCACGCGCAACTGCGGATCAATCGAGAAGACCTGTCCGGGTTTGAGCACATCGCGCGTATAGGTGCCCACATCATGAACGGCCATTCCCACGGGATGAGAGAAGACGCCTCCTCCCGTTTCCACCAGCCGACGGGCGGCCCGTTCGTAAATCGGCTTGGAGAACGTCGTCCGGCGAAAGACGTCCTCCATCGCCGCTCGGGCTTCACTGAGGATCGTTTGCACGGTCACGCCGGGACGAATGCGGGCGAGGACGGCGTTTCGGTACTCCAGCACGAACTGGAGCAACTCCCGCTGCCAGGGGCTGAAGCGACCGCTCACCGGCCACATGCGGGCGACATCGCTGGTGTAATAGCCGTAGTCGGGAGCATAGTCCATCAGGACGAGATCGCCTTCCTTCAACTGATCGAGATTGCGGTAGTAGTGGATATTCCAGATGTTGGCCGTGCCGGAGGCGACAATCGAGCGATATCCTTCCAATCGGGCTCCGTTGACGAGGAAGACGTAGCGGGCGACGGCATCGAGCTGATACTCATAGACGCCGGGTCGCGTGGCTTTCATCGCTTCGATCAAACCGAGTCCCGCCAGTTGAGACGCCCGGCGAATGAGGGCGATCTCGCGGGGACTTTTCACGCTCCGCAGCTCATCGAGGATGGGCGAGAGGTCCCGTACTTCCACCTGAGGAAAGCGCGTGCGAAGGAGTCCGACAAAATGCGCCTCCCGTGAAGGACGCCCGTCCCAGTAATCCAGCGCGATGCTGGATTGCGCAGCCAGGAGTTCGCCGCGACTCTGGGCAGCGCCTTCGGCCGGGGCCATCGGCGTGTAAATCACCGGAGCGGGCCGTCCGAGAAACTGGCGCATCCAGTCGGCCGTCATCGCCGATGTGCTCAACACCTCATCCACACCGGTGAGCTGTTTCACCAGTTCGGCATCCTCGGCCGAGAGGACGCGCCCTTCAGCGCTCTCCAGCCGCGGATTCCGGGGCGGCAGCACCAGCGTCACCCGACGCGTTCGTCCATCCAGGATAATGTAGGAGTGAGGCGTCTCCACCCCGCAGAGGTAATAGAACTCGTTGGTCTGACGGGGATAAATGAACCCTCCGACCTGCGGCGCTCCTTGAACAAGGGCAACGGCCCGATCCCCGATTCGATCAAAGATCTTGTTCCAGCGGGCCTTGAATTCGTCCGGCGGGAAGTGCGATTGGTAATACGGTCGGCTCTGGCCGCAAGGTCTCAGCGGCACAAGAAGGATCATCCCCAGGGTACACCACCATCGCATCCTCAGCATGATGACGCCTCCGAAAAATGCCGCGCGGGTTCGTCCGGCCGGTGCACCGCCGCACGCTGAGAAGGTGGGCGGTGCACCGAGCGCGGTTACTTTTTCGCGTTGGTCGTACTGTCGGCGGCGACTTTGAGCCGCTCTTGTTTTTGCTTTTCGACCATGCGGGCGACGTCGGCCAGGAGCTTTTTGGCATCGTAGACGATACCGTCTTTGATCGTCCACTTGATGCCGCCCACGCGCTCGACCTTACCGGTCTTATCGTTGAGCTTGATGGCGCCCGTCCCGTAGAGAACCTTCAGATTCTCCAGCGGATTCTGATCCACGATCACCAGATCGGCCAGCATTCCCTCGCGCACGATGCCGAACTCCAGCGGTTTCCCCTTGGGTTCGTGAAGGGTGAGCGCCCCGTTCAGAGTCGCTGCCTGAATGACTTCCAGGGGATGAAACCCGGCCTCCTGAAGCAGCTCCATCTCCTGAATGAACCCGAACCCGTAGGTGTTGTAGATGAAGCCGGAGTCCGACCCCACCGTCACGCGTCCACCGATCTTTTTGTAATCGTTGAGCAGCCGGAACCAGACCTGATAGAAATTCTTCCAGGCGACTTCGTCCCATGTCGTCCAGTAGTACCAGTAGGAACCGTGATTGGCCCGGTTGGCTTCATAGAAGTCCATGAGCGAGGGGAGCGTGTATTTCTCGTGCCAGTCGGCATTGCGCATGCGCATCTGGTCGCGGCTGGCCAGATAGGCGACCATCGTGGGATCGAAGGTCGTCCCCAGTTTCTTGTGTTCTTTGAGATAGTCGTTCCACTCGGGACTGCCCGGCGGATGAATCTTGTCCCAGAGCCGGGCGACCTGACCGAAGCGATCCTGTTCGTTGTAGTAGTTGTAGTCAACGGGCCAGGGCTGCACGACGTAGTCTTTGAGCAACGCTTCAAAGTGGCCGTAGAAATGGGTGACGGTTCCCAGTCCCAGGCGGGCGGCTTCCAGAGCATCCATGCGGGCGACGCCGAGTTGCGAGAGGTGAGCCGTTGATCCCAGTCCGTGCTTTTTGGCTTCATCCAGCAGCGCCGCCATGATCTCCGGAGGATAGGCGTCGAGCTTCAACCCATCCACGCCGTTTTGCGCCGCCCAGCGCACCCACTCGCGGGCCTCTTCGGGCGTTCTCACCGGGCCGCGCCCCCAGCCGGTGCCCGGGCGCTGGTAGTTGAAGATGCGCGGAGCCACGATCTCATTGCGGGCGCTACGCTCCTTCTCTTTCACGGCGATCTCGTTGGGAGCGAGGGGAACGCCGCGCACGGTGGTGACCCCATGCGCCATCCAGAGTTTATAGGCGTACTCGGCTTCGGGGTTTTTGGGCGGTCCGCCGGCGTGAACATGCATGTCCACAAAACCCGGCAGGACGTACATCCCGGTGGCATCAATCTCATAGTCGGGGTTCTCCGGCGGGCGATTGGGCCGCAGGGGAAGACCCGGCGTGCCCGCCACCCGAATTTCCTTAATCCGGTTGTTTTCGATGACAATGTCCACGGGGCCCCGCGGCGGCGCACCGGTACCATCAATGAGGATGGCTCCGCGAATCACCAGAGTTCGGAACGGGCCGACTCCCTCATCGGATCGTCGCGGGGGAGCGGGAATCAACTGGGCGTCCGGCTGTCGTTGCTGACTCAGTACCGGCAAGGATAGTCCACTGCTGGCAATGACGAGGAAAAGAAGCAGACCACTCACCACCGTTTTTGACTTTCGATTCATAAGCCTCCCTCCGAAAGCGTGGTCGTGCCGGCTGGAGGCCGGCACGGATTCTCATCGGGGAAGAATCCCTCCTGACCGATCACGCTCTCCCCGATTGATCATCGTCGCTGCCCCATTCAGTCAGGCGTACCTCCAAGGCTGTTGAGATAGCGCTCCGTCCTGATGCGGGCGAGCGCATATTCTATCACGACCGCTGCCCGTGGACGACACGGGGCCGCCGATCTTTTTACTGCTCCTCGCGCTCCGATGGCGGATGACGAGCCTGGCCAGTTCCTGCCTCGCGCGTCGCCCTTAAAATGCCAGGCGAATTCGGAACTGGACCTGACGGGGCAGCGTCATCGTCGTCGTCGTGCGACCGAAGGCCGTCGAAGTGATGCTGATCGGAACGACGCTGAACGTTCCCCCCGTCGGAACTTCAAAGATCGGATGGTTGAAGGCATTGACGAACTCGGTGCGAAATTCCATGCGCAGTTTCTCTCCCACCAACGGCAGGGCCTTGGCCACCGAGAGATCGGCGGTCACAAAGTTCGGACCGTAGAGATAGACGAAACTGCCGAACTGCCCCGGCGTGGTCGGCGGCAGGAGGAAGGCGGGATTGGCTCTGCCATCGCTCCCCACCACTTTCGGATCGAGGAAGAAGACGTCGGGCCGACCCGACGGCTTAAAAACGCCAACCATCTTCTGGAGATCGGAGGAGGTCACGCCGTTGAGGACCACGCCGGCGTCTTCCTGGTTGACCGTGTTCCGACCGCTGCTGAGTTTGAAGGGAAGGCCCGTCTGCCAGCGAACGATCCAGCCGACCACCCAGTTGCTGATCACTTTGTTGGCGACGGAACTGGTGGAGGCAAATCGCCGTCCCGGTCCGAAGGGAAGCTCATAGGTGCCGAACGCCTGGAAGACATGCCGGATGTCGAACGGCGACGGTCCCCGATCCAATCGCCGATTTCGCAGCGTTGCGAAATTGCTCGCATTGTCCACATTCTTGTTATACCGATCCGTGAGCGCATGACCCCAGGAGTAATTGAGATTGAAGGTCAATCCCCGCGAGAATCGGTGCCGCAACTCGACCTGAAGTCCGTTGTAGCTGGAGAAGGAGTTGTCGCTGAGCAGTCGCGCCGTCCCGACAAAGGGATTGAGTCGGAAAAAGTTGACCGGAAATTGTCCTGCTGAGGTGAAACCGAGACGGGCGCAGGGTTCAAATGCGCTCCCGACGAGACGACAGAAATAGGTCGAGTTAGACGAAAGAATGTTGGCCAGTGCTCCCGCCTGTCCCGTTTGCAGCAACGTGATGAAATTGCTGTTGCTGAATCCCTGACTCGGGGGCAGGCCGGCAAAGGCGGCTTCAAAGAT is a genomic window containing:
- a CDS encoding aminopeptidase P N-terminal domain-containing protein, whose protein sequence is MLRMRWWCTLGMILLVPLRPCGQSRPYYQSHFPPDEFKARWNKIFDRIGDRAVALVQGAPQVGGFIYPRQTNEFYYLCGVETPHSYIILDGRTRRVTLVLPPRNPRLESAEGRVLSAEDAELVKQLTGVDEVLSTSAMTADWMRQFLGRPAPVIYTPMAPAEGAAQSRGELLAAQSSIALDYWDGRPSREAHFVGLLRTRFPQVEVRDLSPILDELRSVKSPREIALIRRASQLAGLGLIEAMKATRPGVYEYQLDAVARYVFLVNGARLEGYRSIVASGTANIWNIHYYRNLDQLKEGDLVLMDYAPDYGYYTSDVARMWPVSGRFSPWQRELLQFVLEYRNAVLARIRPGVTVQTILSEARAAMEDVFRRTTFSKPIYERAARRLVETGGGVFSHPVGMAVHDVGTYTRDVLKPGQVFSIDPQLRVPEENLYLRYEDVVVVTETGVENFTDFLPSELDDIEKLVGRGGMLQAFPPVPESELKPQRKQGTTERSDRPDGARISPTVRRRESLCPISAGIAHALTHPTMKMRSPTDETAHLRRDPPEPFTRWEIIFHKGG
- a CDS encoding amidohydrolase family protein, which codes for MNRKSKTVVSGLLLFLVIASSGLSLPVLSQQRQPDAQLIPAPPRRSDEGVGPFRTLVIRGAILIDGTGAPPRGPVDIVIENNRIKEIRVAGTPGLPLRPNRPPENPDYEIDATGMYVLPGFVDMHVHAGGPPKNPEAEYAYKLWMAHGVTTVRGVPLAPNEIAVKEKERSARNEIVAPRIFNYQRPGTGWGRGPVRTPEEAREWVRWAAQNGVDGLKLDAYPPEIMAALLDEAKKHGLGSTAHLSQLGVARMDALEAARLGLGTVTHFYGHFEALLKDYVVQPWPVDYNYYNEQDRFGQVARLWDKIHPPGSPEWNDYLKEHKKLGTTFDPTMVAYLASRDQMRMRNADWHEKYTLPSLMDFYEANRANHGSYWYYWTTWDEVAWKNFYQVWFRLLNDYKKIGGRVTVGSDSGFIYNTYGFGFIQEMELLQEAGFHPLEVIQAATLNGALTLHEPKGKPLEFGIVREGMLADLVIVDQNPLENLKVLYGTGAIKLNDKTGKVERVGGIKWTIKDGIVYDAKKLLADVARMVEKQKQERLKVAADSTTNAKK
- a CDS encoding carboxypeptidase regulatory-like domain-containing protein; its protein translation is PPFRFFPASFSFPLPLASFAFTNTTISTIDPNIRAPYVQSWTVSLQRELMSGTVLEIRYVGNRGVRLWHTFNINEVNIYENGFLREFLAAQNNLAISRANGQNSFANVGLPGQVPLRIFEAAFAGLPPSQGFSNSNFITLLQTGQAGALANILSSNSTYFCRLVGSAFEPCARLGFTSAGQFPVNFFRLNPFVGTARLLSDNSFSSYNGLQVELRHRFSRGLTFNLNYSWGHALTDRYNKNVDNASNFATLRNRRLDRGPSPFDIRHVFQAFGTYELPFGPGRRFASTSSVANKVISNWVVGWIVRWQTGLPFKLSSGRNTVNQEDAGVVLNGVTSSDLQKMVGVFKPSGRPDVFFLDPKVVGSDGRANPAFLLPPTTPGQFGSFVYLYGPNFVTADLSVAKALPLVGEKLRMEFRTEFVNAFNHPIFEVPTGGTFSVVPISITSTAFGRTTTTMTLPRQVQFRIRLAF